In Seonamhaeicola sp. S2-3, the genomic window GCTTTAAATGAAAGTAATAAAATGACTTACGATGCTCAAAGAGGCATTTACACTGGGTCTTTATTACTAAAACAGGGTTTTTACAACTATAAATACGTAACCTTAGATAACGATATTATTAATGAAGGTGCCATTAGCGGCAACTTTTACCAAACCGAAAACAACTATAAAGTTTTAGTGTATTATAGAGATTTAGGAGGTAGATACGACAGAATTATAGGGCTAGGTGAAGCTAGTTCTGTTAACATAAGCAATTAAAAGCTGTATTTTAACTATTATTTTAATTACAGCTATTAAAAAACACTATTTTTGTTTTAAATATATTGTATATCAATAATTAAGATGGTACAACAAGTAACAAAAGGCATAAAGATTTCAGTAGAAACTACCTACGAAGGCTCATTTTATAGAAATTATAAAATACAGTATGCTTTTGGTTATAAAGTAACCATTGAAAACCAAAGTAAAGACTCTGTACAATTACAATCACGCCATTGGGAGATTCTAGACGCACTAAATAACGAAGAAATTGTTGATGGCGAAGGTGTTATAGGCAAAAAACCCGTTTTAGAACCAGGAGAATCTCACACTTATACATCTGGCTGTTTGTTAACTTCTCCGTTTGGTGCCATGCAAGGATATTTCACCATGGTTAACTTTACCACTACTAAAAAGTTTAATGTAGACATCCCTACTTTTAAACTAAGCGCACCATTTGCTATTAATTAGACTATAATACTAAGTAGACTGAAAAGTATTAAATATTTTATAGTGTACTATTAATAAACTTACTTAGAACTAAATTTTAAGTTAAATGTATTTTTATAGAATTTTAATTGGATTTCACCTTTAATTAAGATTGATTACACACTCCATTCTACCTCTTTTTTCTACCAATATAGCGTATAACATTTGCTACTCCGTTATGATAATCTCCCTCATTAAGTTCAATTTCTTTTTGTTCTAAAAGAAGAGTTTCAAAATTAGCAAACATAGTAGTCATTTCTTCTTTTGTAAATAACATATTTACGTCTGCAGGCCCGCCAACGTTTGGATTTTTTTCGCGATAAGACAAGTTTTTAACACTAAATCCTTCTAAAATAATATAACCATTGGGTTTTATCAATTTTGAAAGCTTTTGATGTAATTCTTTTTTATTTTTAGGAAAATGAGCATAAATTAAAGCTAATAAATCAAAACTATGAGGTTTAAAATCTAATTGATGTAACTCTCCTACTTTATAATCAATTTGAACATTTTCATTATTTGCTAACTTTTCGGCCT contains:
- a CDS encoding bifunctional 2-polyprenyl-6-hydroxyphenol methylase/3-demethylubiquinol 3-O-methyltransferase UbiG — protein: MEAFWNNRYKEKEFAYGTAPNQFFKESINKLKIKGTILLPAEGEGRNAVYAAKKGLKVTAFDISVEGKNKAEKLANNENVQIDYKVGELHQLDFKPHSFDLLALIYAHFPKNKKELHQKLSKLIKPNGYIILEGFSVKNLSYREKNPNVGGPADVNMLFTKEEMTTMFANFETLLLEQKEIELNEGDYHNGVANVIRYIGRKKR
- the apaG gene encoding Co2+/Mg2+ efflux protein ApaG, whose amino-acid sequence is MVQQVTKGIKISVETTYEGSFYRNYKIQYAFGYKVTIENQSKDSVQLQSRHWEILDALNNEEIVDGEGVIGKKPVLEPGESHTYTSGCLLTSPFGAMQGYFTMVNFTTTKKFNVDIPTFKLSAPFAIN